A section of the Labrus mixtus chromosome 15, fLabMix1.1, whole genome shotgun sequence genome encodes:
- the mapk14a gene encoding mitogen-activated protein kinase 14A isoform X2: MSQKERPKFYRQDVNKTIWEVPERYKSLSPVGSGAYGSVSSAFDMKTGLKIAVKKLSRPFQSIIHAKRTYRELRLLKHMKHENVIGLLDVFSPATSLKEFTDVYLVTHLMGADLNNIVKCQKLTDDHVQFLIYQILRGLKYIHSADIIHRDLKPSNLAVNEDCELKILDFGLARHTDDEMTGYVATRWYRAPEIMLNWMHYNMTVDIWSVGCIMAELLTGRTLFPGTDHIDQLKLILLLVGTPGPELLMKISSESARNYIGSLPQMPKRNFADVFIGANPQAVDLLEKMLVLDTDKRITAAEALAHPYFAQYHDPDDEPEAEPYDQSFESRELEIEEWKRLTYEELCSFEPHIFDEEDME; this comes from the exons ATGTCGCAGAAAGAAAGACCCAAGTTTTATCGACAGGACGTCAACAAGACGATATGGGAAGTCCCGGAGCGATACAAAAGCTTGTCCCCAGTTGGCTCTGGCGCCTACGGATCCGTAAG CTCTGCGTTTGATATGAAGACTGGTTTAAAGATAGCTGTGAAAAAGCTCTCCAGACCGTTCCAGTCCATCATCCATGCAAAGAGAACATACAGAGAGCTGCGGTTGCTGAagcacatgaaacatgaaaat GTGATTGGCCTCCTAGATGTGTTCTCCCCTGCTACAAGTCTAAAGGAATTCACTGATGT GTATCTTGTGACTCATTTAATGGGGGCTGATCTTAACAACATAGTGAAATGTCAGAAGCTCACAGACGACCATGTGCAGTTCCTCATATACCAGATCCTCAGGGGGTTAAAG tacATCCACTCGGCTGACATCATACACAGA GATTTGAAACCCAGTAATCTGGCGGTGAATGAAGACTGTGAGCTGAAG ATTTTGGACTTTGGTTTGGCGCGGCACACTGATGATGAGATGACCGGCTATGTGGCCACCCGCTGGTATCGTGCGCCAGAGATCATGTTGAACTGGATGCATTACAACATGACAG TGGATATTTGGTCAGTGGGCTGTATAATGGCAGAACTCCTCACTGGAAGAACTCTGTTTCCTGGTACTGACC ACATTGACCAGTTGAAGCTAATCTTGCTGCTCGTCGGAACCCCAGGGCCCGAGCTCTTGATGAAAATATCTTCAGAGTCT gCCAGAAACTACATCGGCTCCCTGCCTCAAATGCCCAAGAGGAACTTTGCTGACGTGTTCATTGGTGCCAACCCACAAG CTGTGGACCTCCTGGAGAAAATGCTAGTTTTGGACACGGACAAGCGGATAACAGCAGCTGAGGCTCTCGCTCATCCCTACTTCGCTCAGTACCACGACCCAGACGACGAGCCCGAGGCAGAACCGTACGACCAGAGCTTTGAGAGCCGTGAGCTGGAGATTGAAGAGTGGAAAC GATTAACCTACGAGGAGTTGTGTAGTTTTGAGCCACATATTTTTGACGAGGAGGACATGGAGTAA
- the mapk14a gene encoding mitogen-activated protein kinase 14A isoform X1 translates to MSQKERPKFYRQDVNKTIWEVPERYKSLSPVGSGAYGSVSSAFDMKTGLKIAVKKLSRPFQSIIHAKRTYRELRLLKHMKHENVIGLLDVFSPATSLKEFTDVYLVTHLMGADLNNIVKCQKLTDDHVQFLIYQILRGLKYIHSADIIHRDLKPSNLAVNEDCELKILDFGLARHTDDEMTGYVATRWYRAPEIMLNWMHYNMTVDIWSVGCIMAELLTGRTLFPGTDHINQLQQIMRLTGTPPASLISRMPSPEARNYIGSLPQMPKRNFADVFIGANPQAVDLLEKMLVLDTDKRITAAEALAHPYFAQYHDPDDEPEAEPYDQSFESRELEIEEWKRLTYEELCSFEPHIFDEEDME, encoded by the exons ATGTCGCAGAAAGAAAGACCCAAGTTTTATCGACAGGACGTCAACAAGACGATATGGGAAGTCCCGGAGCGATACAAAAGCTTGTCCCCAGTTGGCTCTGGCGCCTACGGATCCGTAAG CTCTGCGTTTGATATGAAGACTGGTTTAAAGATAGCTGTGAAAAAGCTCTCCAGACCGTTCCAGTCCATCATCCATGCAAAGAGAACATACAGAGAGCTGCGGTTGCTGAagcacatgaaacatgaaaat GTGATTGGCCTCCTAGATGTGTTCTCCCCTGCTACAAGTCTAAAGGAATTCACTGATGT GTATCTTGTGACTCATTTAATGGGGGCTGATCTTAACAACATAGTGAAATGTCAGAAGCTCACAGACGACCATGTGCAGTTCCTCATATACCAGATCCTCAGGGGGTTAAAG tacATCCACTCGGCTGACATCATACACAGA GATTTGAAACCCAGTAATCTGGCGGTGAATGAAGACTGTGAGCTGAAG ATTTTGGACTTTGGTTTGGCGCGGCACACTGATGATGAGATGACCGGCTATGTGGCCACCCGCTGGTATCGTGCGCCAGAGATCATGTTGAACTGGATGCATTACAACATGACAG TGGATATTTGGTCAGTGGGCTGTATAATGGCAGAACTCCTCACTGGAAGAACTCTGTTTCCTGGTACTGACC ATATAAACCAGCTTCAGCAGATAATGCGTCTGACAGGAACGCCCCCAGCATCTCTAATAAGCAGGATGCCCAGCCCCGAG gCCAGAAACTACATCGGCTCCCTGCCTCAAATGCCCAAGAGGAACTTTGCTGACGTGTTCATTGGTGCCAACCCACAAG CTGTGGACCTCCTGGAGAAAATGCTAGTTTTGGACACGGACAAGCGGATAACAGCAGCTGAGGCTCTCGCTCATCCCTACTTCGCTCAGTACCACGACCCAGACGACGAGCCCGAGGCAGAACCGTACGACCAGAGCTTTGAGAGCCGTGAGCTGGAGATTGAAGAGTGGAAAC GATTAACCTACGAGGAGTTGTGTAGTTTTGAGCCACATATTTTTGACGAGGAGGACATGGAGTAA